One segment of Ancylothrix sp. D3o DNA contains the following:
- the nth gene encoding endonuclease III encodes MVSSQTFSETNQRALEILNRLKPLYLDSPCPLNYETPLQLLVAVILAAQCTDARVNQVTPQLFGRFPDAAALAGVDAREIETMIKQVTFPRNKARNVQLTCRQLMEKFKGEVPPNLDELVKLPGVGRKTATMVLHYAFGMDAGVMVDIHVKRLSQRMGFSNQEDLVKVEQDLMKILPVCEWGNWFVCLTYHGRAICPAKKPACEQCVVASLCPSSAVLKDQLLDNSWDLTF; translated from the coding sequence GCTTTATTTAGACTCACCATGCCCGCTTAATTATGAAACGCCCTTACAGTTATTGGTGGCGGTGATTTTGGCGGCGCAGTGTACTGATGCGCGGGTGAATCAAGTTACGCCGCAACTTTTTGGCCGGTTTCCTGATGCGGCGGCATTGGCGGGGGTGGATGCGAGAGAAATAGAAACGATGATTAAACAAGTGACGTTTCCGCGCAATAAGGCAAGAAATGTTCAACTCACTTGCCGGCAATTGATGGAAAAATTTAAAGGGGAAGTGCCGCCAAATTTAGATGAGTTAGTGAAGTTACCCGGAGTGGGGCGCAAAACGGCAACAATGGTGCTGCATTATGCGTTTGGGATGGATGCTGGAGTGATGGTAGATATCCATGTTAAACGCTTGAGCCAGCGCATGGGTTTTAGCAATCAAGAGGATTTAGTAAAAGTTGAGCAAGATTTGATGAAAATCTTGCCGGTTTGTGAGTGGGGAAATTGGTTTGTTTGTTTAACTTATCACGGTCGGGCGATTTGTCCGGCTAAAAAACCCGCCTGTGAGCAGTGTGTGGTGGCTTCGTTGTGTCCGTCGTCAGCGGTACTCAAGGATCAACTGCTGGACAATAGCTGGGATTTAACGTTTTAA
- a CDS encoding RNA polymerase sigma factor SigF, whose protein sequence is MTTTVSKELKSETLELLRQYQNTRSPEMRNRLVELNLGLVRKEVHHWINQCSETYEDLLQVGSIGLIRAIERFEMSKGHAFSSFAVPYIRGEIQHYLRDKSPCLRIPRQWIALQTQATSVVQSLQIELKRQPTDAEIAAALQVSLTEWQQVKLANRNRSPLSLDAPLSDEDEGCTSLAEIVPDNHYRSFQLAQEDVIRLQQALATLEDRTRKILEFVFLYDLTQKETAERMGISAVTVSRRVKKGLDTLKNVMGVGEFD, encoded by the coding sequence ATGACTACCACAGTAAGCAAAGAACTTAAAAGCGAAACTTTGGAATTGCTGCGCCAATACCAAAACACACGCTCGCCCGAAATGCGAAATCGGCTGGTTGAACTAAACTTAGGACTCGTCAGAAAAGAAGTTCACCACTGGATCAATCAGTGTAGCGAAACCTATGAAGACTTGCTACAAGTCGGCAGCATTGGCTTGATTCGCGCCATCGAACGCTTTGAAATGTCCAAAGGACACGCATTTAGTTCCTTTGCCGTTCCCTACATTCGCGGAGAAATTCAACACTACCTACGCGACAAAAGCCCTTGTCTGCGAATTCCTCGCCAGTGGATCGCCCTGCAAACTCAAGCAACCAGCGTAGTCCAATCTTTACAAATTGAGCTTAAACGCCAACCCACCGATGCTGAAATCGCCGCCGCCCTGCAAGTTTCCCTTACAGAATGGCAGCAAGTCAAACTCGCTAACCGCAACCGCTCACCCCTCTCTTTGGACGCTCCCTTGTCTGATGAAGACGAAGGCTGCACCTCCCTCGCCGAAATTGTCCCCGATAACCACTATCGTAGTTTTCAGCTTGCCCAAGAAGATGTCATTCGCTTGCAACAAGCCCTCGCCACCCTCGAAGATCGCACCCGCAAAATCCTCGAATTTGTCTTTCTTTATGACTTGACGCAGAAAGAAACCGCCGAACGCATGGGCATCAGCGCTGTAACCGTTTCTCGCCGCGTCAAAAAAGGACTGGATACCCTCAAAAACGTTATGGGCGTTGGAGAATTTGATTAA
- a CDS encoding photosystem II manganese-stabilizing polypeptide codes for MRFRALIVALLAVCLSVLTACSEGPSASNAPLTYADIRGTGLANNCPTLEETSRGSIPLESGKTYFLSDLCLQPISFFVKEEPLNKREQAQYIPGKLLTRYTSTLTSIQGPLKPASDGSLTFVEQDGIDFQAITVQLPSGEQVPFMFTIKNLIAKSQPGLEGINTSTDLKGSFKVPSYRSASFLDPKGRGEATGFDSAVAILANADNEEFNRANVKRAEQGQGKIKMQVSKVDNTTGEIAGIFESEQPSDTDLGAKDAVEVKIRGVFYGRIDTAS; via the coding sequence ATGAGATTTCGCGCTTTAATTGTGGCACTTTTGGCTGTGTGCCTGAGTGTTTTGACCGCTTGCAGTGAAGGGCCCTCTGCAAGCAACGCCCCTCTCACCTACGCCGACATCAGAGGCACAGGTTTAGCCAATAACTGCCCAACCTTGGAAGAAACCTCTCGCGGGTCTATTCCCCTTGAGTCCGGCAAAACGTATTTCTTAAGCGACCTATGCTTACAACCGATCAGCTTCTTTGTTAAAGAAGAACCTCTCAACAAGCGGGAACAAGCTCAATATATCCCCGGAAAATTGCTCACCCGCTATACCTCCACCCTAACCTCAATTCAGGGCCCCCTCAAACCGGCCTCTGATGGTTCCCTCACCTTTGTTGAACAAGACGGCATCGACTTCCAAGCCATCACCGTTCAACTCCCCAGTGGCGAACAAGTGCCTTTCATGTTCACAATTAAAAACCTGATTGCAAAAAGCCAACCAGGACTCGAGGGCATCAACACCTCGACAGACTTAAAAGGCTCCTTCAAAGTCCCCTCCTATCGTAGCGCGTCCTTCCTCGACCCCAAAGGTCGTGGCGAAGCAACCGGCTTCGATAGCGCCGTTGCCATTCTTGCCAACGCCGACAACGAAGAATTTAACCGCGCCAACGTCAAGCGGGCAGAACAGGGCCAAGGCAAAATCAAAATGCAAGTCTCCAAAGTGGATAACACCACAGGCGAAATTGCCGGCATCTTCGAGAGCGAACAGCCCTCCGATACCGACTTGGGCGCAAAAGACGCTGTAGAAGTCAAAATTCGTGGCGTATTTTACGGTCGCATTGATACTGCTTCCTAA
- a CDS encoding cell wall metabolism sensor histidine kinase WalK, whose protein sequence is MRAGSSLAKNDCILVVDDSPDNVLLVQTILEEEGYDIITADNGMKALKIVEQARPDLVLLDVMMPGMDGYEVTKRIRENRKIPFIPILLITAYDQSSLVRGLDIGADDFIRKPVELDELLARVRCLLRLKHTVDERDQMVKQREDFVSRLTHDLRTPLVAAAQMLNLIQQGALGQITSECSEALHTMARSNQNLLKMVNTLLEVYRYEAGRKNLNFFPVDLSELVKEVVQELTPLAKSKSLSLELNPREDPNPPNTTVMGDRLELQRLITNLIGNAIQYTDQGAITVSLDNKTDFSKGNGNQSLNWVKLCVQDTGIGIPAEEQIKLFERFRQGNHTRAGSGLGLHLSRQIVEVHQGTIDVNSEQGKGSTFTICLPAASV, encoded by the coding sequence ATGAGAGCAGGAAGCTCACTAGCAAAAAATGATTGTATTCTGGTTGTCGATGACTCACCTGATAACGTTCTGTTGGTGCAAACCATACTAGAAGAAGAAGGGTATGACATCATCACAGCGGACAACGGAATGAAAGCCTTAAAAATCGTCGAGCAGGCCCGCCCTGACTTGGTACTGCTGGACGTAATGATGCCAGGAATGGATGGCTACGAAGTCACCAAACGCATCCGAGAAAACCGAAAAATACCCTTTATCCCGATCTTGCTAATCACCGCCTACGACCAATCAAGTCTCGTGCGAGGATTAGACATCGGAGCAGATGATTTCATACGCAAGCCCGTAGAACTAGACGAACTGCTGGCCAGAGTCCGCTGCCTGCTGCGACTCAAACACACCGTAGACGAGCGCGACCAAATGGTAAAGCAGAGAGAAGATTTTGTCTCTAGGCTCACCCATGATCTCCGCACCCCCCTCGTCGCCGCCGCCCAAATGCTCAACCTCATCCAGCAAGGAGCACTAGGGCAAATCACCTCCGAATGCTCCGAAGCCCTTCATACAATGGCCCGCAGCAACCAAAACCTATTAAAAATGGTAAATACCCTGCTGGAAGTGTACCGCTACGAAGCCGGACGAAAAAACTTAAACTTCTTCCCCGTAGACCTAAGCGAACTCGTAAAAGAAGTCGTACAAGAACTCACCCCCCTAGCCAAATCGAAATCCCTCAGCTTAGAACTCAACCCAAGAGAAGACCCCAACCCACCAAACACAACAGTAATGGGCGACCGGCTCGAACTGCAAAGACTGATCACCAACCTCATTGGTAACGCCATCCAGTACACCGATCAAGGAGCCATCACAGTCTCCCTAGATAACAAAACCGATTTTTCTAAAGGCAACGGCAACCAAAGCTTAAACTGGGTAAAGCTTTGTGTCCAAGACACCGGCATCGGCATTCCCGCCGAAGAACAAATCAAACTCTTTGAAAGATTTCGTCAAGGCAACCACACACGAGCCGGCAGCGGTTTAGGGCTGCATTTATCTCGACAAATCGTTGAAGTCCATCAAGGCACCATCGACGTCAACTCAGAACAAGGCAAAGGCAGCACCTTTACAATTTGCTTGCCCGCCGCCTCCGTCTAG
- a CDS encoding rhodanese-like domain-containing protein has protein sequence MPSNPQTIAQISVEELAERLKNGPSEPLQLIDVREPTELAIAQLQGFQNLPLSQFVQWSNTIQTELDPQTETLVLCHHGVRSAQMCQWLTQQGFTNVKNIAGGIDAYSLRVDADIERY, from the coding sequence CAGATCAGCGTTGAAGAACTAGCAGAACGCCTCAAAAACGGCCCCAGCGAACCCCTACAACTCATTGATGTCCGAGAACCAACAGAGCTAGCCATCGCTCAACTGCAAGGCTTTCAAAACCTGCCCTTGAGTCAATTTGTCCAATGGTCAAACACAATTCAAACCGAACTTGACCCCCAGACAGAAACCCTAGTCTTGTGCCATCACGGCGTGCGCTCAGCCCAGATGTGCCAATGGCTAACCCAACAAGGCTTTACCAACGTCAAAAACATTGCCGGAGGCATCGACGCCTACTCACTAAGAGTCGATGCAGACATCGAACGCTATTAA